In one window of Leguminivora glycinivorella isolate SPB_JAAS2020 chromosome 10, LegGlyc_1.1, whole genome shotgun sequence DNA:
- the LOC125230265 gene encoding LDLR chaperone boca, whose protein sequence is MAKLLFILLAICISAVISKKSENKPDWAKKDITDFTEADMERLLDQWEEDEEPLPEDELPEHLRKPPAIDITKMDMSNPEAVLEATKKGQTLMMFVTVANNPSRARTDELTKIWQTGLWSNHIQAERYLIADDRAIFMFKDGSQAWTAKKFLLEQEELKDVQLESQTYQGTKADVRNTALRDEL, encoded by the exons ATGGCTAaactactatttatattactTGCGATATGCATATCTGCTGTTATTTCTAAGAAATCCGAAAATAAACCAGATTGGGCAAAGAAGGATATCACAGATTTTACCGAAGCTGACATGGAAAG ACTGTTAGACCAGTGGGAAGAAGATGAAGAGCCCCTCCCAGAAGATGAGTTACCAGAACACCTTCGAAAGCCACCGGCAATAGACATAACCAAAATGGATATGTCGAATCCAGAAGCTGTGTTGGAAGCTACAAAGAAAGGACAGACGCTCATGATGTTTGTTACAGTGGCTAACAACCCCTCAAGAGCGCGCACAGACGAATTGACAAAAATTTGGCAAACAGGTCTCTGGAGTAATCACATACAGGCAGAGAG GTACCTCATTGCTGATGACAGAGCCATTTTCATGTTCAAAGATGGCTCTCAGGCGTGGACAGCTAAGAAGTTCCTATTGGAACAAGAAGAGCTGAAAGATGTGCAGTTGGAGAGCCAAACATATCAGGGCACCAAGGCTGATGTCAGAAATACTGCTTTGAGGGATGAATTATAA
- the LOC125230160 gene encoding replication protein A 32 kDa subunit, translating into MWNDQSAAGGGFFNSPNQFGNANTPNQPQKTGRRASRTAPIVIRQALHCGDDGVKIWGTEIQIVSLVARVRNIRMQSTKITYTIQDVTGRMRAVLWLDQEAMDEDDKSSPKVNVNDYIQIYGNVKTNKGKKVVMIFKIMPITDVNAITFHYLQCINNKVKMEAESKKEKPVANTNSTFNGGLPANSMVGMSDSGGSVNGLNPRQMMVFNLIRASTQEQGISKQDMYASLKERMPQVEFENILEWMCGEGHIYSTIDEEHFRATDAF; encoded by the exons ATGTGGAACG ACCAATCAGCGGCCGGGGGCGGATTTTTCAATTCTCCTAACCAGTTTGGCAATGCAAACACCCCAAACCAGCCTCAAAAAACG GGTCGAAGAGCATCTCGTACAGCACCCATTGTAATCCGCCAAGCACTCCACTGTGGTGACGACGGTGTAAAGATATGGGGCACAGAAATACAAATTGTATCCCTGGTAGCGAGAGTCAGGAACATTCGGATGCAGAGCACCAAAATTACTTACACAATCCAGGATGTGACGGGCAGGATGAGAGCTGTACTCTGGTTGGACCAGGAAGCTATGGATGAGGAT GATAAGTCTTCACCCAAAGTCAATGTAAATGACTACATCCAAATTTATGGCAATGTGAAAACCAATAAAGGCAAAAAAGTTGTGATGATTTTCAAAATAATGCCCATTACAGATGTCAATGCAATCACATTCCATTATTTACAATGTATTAATAATAAGGTGAAAATGGAAGCAGAATCAAAGAAG GAAAAACCTGTTGCAAACACCAACTCTACATTCAACGGAGGTCTGCCCGCCAACTCAATGGTGGGCATGTCAGACAGTGGGGGCTCCGTCAACGGTCTGAACCCGCGCCAGATGATGGTGTTCAACCTCATCCGGGCCTCCACACAGGAACAGGGTATCAGCAAGCAGGACATGTATGCGTCGCTGAAGGAACGCATGCCGCAGGTTGAATTCGA AAACATTCTGGAATGGATGTGCGGTGAAGGCCACATCTACTCCACTATTGATGAAGAACATTTCCGAGCTACTGATGCTTTTTAA